From one Suricata suricatta isolate VVHF042 chromosome 8, meerkat_22Aug2017_6uvM2_HiC, whole genome shotgun sequence genomic stretch:
- the DLGAP3 gene encoding disks large-associated protein 3, whose amino-acid sequence MRGYHGDRSSHPRPARFADQQHMDVGPAARAPYLLGSGEAFSTEPRFCAPRAGLGHLSPEGPLSLSEGPSVGPEGGPGGAGVGGGSSTFPRMYPGQGPFDTCEDCVGHPQGKGAPRLPSTLLDQFEKQLPVQQDGFHTLPYQRGPAGAGPGPGPASGTAPEARSESPSRIRHLVHSVQKLFAKSHSLEAPGKRDYNGPKAEGRGGSGGDSYPGPGPGGPHTSHHHHHHHHHHHHQSRHGKRSKSKDRKGDGRHQSKAAGWWSSDDNLDSDSGFLAGGRPPGEPGGPFCLEAPDGSYRDLSFKGRSGGSEGRCLACTGMSMSLDGQSVKRSAWHTMMVSQGRDGYPGAGPGKGLLGPEAKAKARTYHYLQVPQDDWGGYPTGGKDGEIPCRRMRSGSYIKAMGDEESGDSEGSPKTSPKAVARRFTSRRSSSVDQARINCCVPPRIHPRSSIPGYSRSLTTGQLSEELNQQLEAVCGSVFGELESQAVDALDLPGCFRMRSHSYLRAIQAGCSQDDDCLPLLAAPASVSGRPGSSFNFRKAPSPIPPGSQAPPRISITAQSSTDSAHESFTAAEGPARRCSSADGLDGPAMGARTLELAPVPSRASPKPPTLIIKTIPGREELRSLARQRKWRPSIGVQVETISDSDTENRSRREFHSIGVQVEEDKRRARFKRSNSVTAGVQADLELEGLAGLATVATEDKALQFGRSFQRHASEPQPGPRAPTYSVFRTVHTQGQWAYREGYPLPYEPPATDGSPGPAPAPTPGPGSSRRDSWMERGSHSLPDSGRTSPCPRDGEWFIKMLRAEVEKLEHWCQQMEREAEDYELPEEILEKIRSAVGSTQLLLSQKVQQFFRLCQQSMDPTAFPVPTFQDLAGFWDLLQLSIEDVTLKFLELQQLKANSWKLLEPKEEKKVPPPIPKKPSRGRGVPVKERSLDSVDRQRQEARKRLLAAKRAASFRHSSATESADSIEIYIPEAQTRL is encoded by the exons ATGAGGGGTTACCATGGCGACCGCAGTAGCCATCCCCGCCCAGCCCGCTTTGCCGACCAGCAGCATATGGACGTGGGCCCAGCTGCCAGGGCCCCGTACCTGCTGGGCTCCGGGGAGGCCTTCTCCACCGAGCCCCGCTTCTGTGCCCCGAGAGCTGGCCTGGGACACCTTTCTCCTGAAGGGCCCCTGAGCCTGAGTGAGGGGCCATCAGTAGGCCCTGAGGGAGGGCCAGGGGGggccggggttggggggggaagCAGCACCTTCCCCAGGATGTACCCTGGCCAGGGCCCCTTCGACACTTGTGAAGACTGTGTGGGCCACCCTCAGGGCAAGGGTGCCCCCCGCCTGCCTTCTACACTCCTGGACCAGTTTGAAAAGCAGTTGCCAGTTCAACAAGATGGCTTCCACACACTCCCATACCAGCGAGGTCCAGCAGGGGCCGGGCCCGGGCCAGGGCCAGCGTCTGGCACTGCCCCAGAGGCCCGCAGTGAGAGCCCCAGCCGCATCCGGCACCTGGTTCactctgtgcagaagctcttcGCCAAGTCCCACTCTTTGGAGGCCCCAGGGAAGCGGGACTATAATGGGCCCAAGGCTGAAGGAAGAGGTGGCTCCGGAGGAGACAGCTACCCTGGCCCGGGCCCTGGAGGCCCCCacacctcccaccaccaccatcaccaccaccaccaccaccaccaccagtccCGGCACGGCAAGAGGAGCAAGAGCAAGGACCGCAAGGGGGACGGGCGGCACCAGTCCAAGGCCGCTGGCTGGTGGAGCTCCGATGACAACTTGGACAGCGATAGCGGCTTCCTGGCGGGTGGGCGGCCTCCTGGGGAGCctggtggtcccttctgcctggaGGCTCCAGATGGGTCCTACCGGGACTTGAGCTTCAAGGGGCGCTCGGGTGGGTCAGAAGGCCGCTGTCTCGCCTGCACTGGCATGTCCATGTCACTGGATGGACAATCGGTCAAGCGAAGTGCCTGGCACACGATGATGGTCAGCCAGGGCCGGGATGGATACCCAGGGGCTGGGCCAggcaaggggctcctgggtccgGAGGCCAAGGCCAAAGCCAGGACTTATCACTATCTGCAG GTGCCGCAAGATGACTGGGGAGGTTACCCCACTGGGGGCAAGGATGGGGAGATCCCCTGCCGGAGGATGCGGAGCGGCAGCTACATCAAAGCCATGGGGGATGAGGAGAGCGGAGACTCAGAAGGCAGCCCCAAGACGTCCCCCAAAGCAGTCGCCCGGCGCTTCACCTCCCGCCGCTCCTCCAGCGTGGACCAGGCCCGGATCAA CTGCTGTGTCCCACCCCGGATCCATCCCCGGAGCTCCATCCCTGGCTACAGCCGTTCCCTCACCACCGGACAG ctcagtGAGGAGCTGAACCAGCAGCTGGAGGCCGTGTGCGGGTCTGTGTTTGGGGAGCTCGAGTCCCAGGCGGTGGACGCCCTGGACCTGCCCGGCTGTTTCCGCATGCGGAGCCACAGCTACCTCCGGGCCATCCAGGCCGGCTGCTCTCAAGACGACGActgcctgcccctcctcgctGCCCCTGCCTCTGTCTCAGGGAGGCCCGGCTCCT CCTTCAACTTCAGAAAGGCCCCGTCCCCCATCCCGCCGGGAAGCCAGGCCCCGCCCCGCATCTCCATCACCGCCCAGAGCAGCACCGACTCCGCCCACGAGAGCTTCACGGCCGCCGAGGGCCCGGCCCGGCGCTGCAGCTCCGCGGACGGGCTGGACGGCCCGGCCATGGGCGCGCGCACCCTGGAGTTGGCGCCGGTGCCATCCCGGGCCAGCCCCAAGCCCCCTACACTCATCATCAAGACCATTCCCGGCAGGGAGGAGCTGCGGAGCCTGGCGCGGCAGCGGAAGTGGCGGCCGTCCATTGGGGTGCAG GTGGAGACTATCTCAGACTCGGACACGGAGAATAGGAGTCGAAGAGAGTTCCACTCCATTGGTGTTCAGGTGGAAGAAGACAAGAG GCGGGCAAGGTTCAAGCGCTCCAACAGTGTGACGGCGGGTGTGCAAGCAGACCTGGAGCTGGAGGGCCTGGCCGGCCTGGCCACAGTGGCCACAGAAGACAAGGCCCTGCAGTTCGGACGCTCCTTCCAGAGGCACGCTTCTGAGCCCCAGCCCGGGCCCCGGGCCCCCACCTACTCAGTCTTCCGCACGGTCCACACGCAGGGCCAGTGGGCCTACCGCGAGGGCTACCCACTGCCGTATGAGCCGCCGGCCACCGATGGGTCgccaggccctgcccctgcccccacccccggccccgggTCCAGCCGTCGTGACTCTTGGATGGAGCGCGGCTCACATAGCCTCCCCGACTCAGGCCGCACGTCCCCCTGCCCGCGGGATGGCGAGTGGTTCATCAAGATGCTGAGGGCGGAGGTGGAGAAGCTGGAGCACTGGTGCCAGCAGATGGAGCGCGAGGCGGAGGACTATGAGCTGCCggaagaga TCCTGGAGAAGATCCGCAGTGCCGTGGGCAGTACACAACTTCTCCTGTCCCAGAAAGTTCAGCAGTTCTTCCGGCTGTGTCAGCAAAGCATG GACCCCACTGCGTTCCCTGTGCCCACCTTCCAGGACCTGGCGGGTTTTTGGGACCTCCTGCAGCTCTCTATCGAGGATGTGACCCTCAAGTTCCTGGAGCTACAGCAACTTAAGGCCAACAGCTGGAAACTCCTGGAGCCTAAG GAGGAGAAGAAGGTCCCTCCGCCGATACCAAAGAAGCCCTCGCGGGGCCGGGGCGTGCCGGTGAAGGAGCGCTCCCTGGACTCGGTGGACCGGCAGCGGCAGGAAGCGCGCAAGCGGCTCCTGGCGGCCAAGCGCGCCGCCTCCTTCCGCCACAGCTCGGCCACCGAAAGCGCCGACAGCATCGAGATCTACATCCCGGAGGCCCAGACCAGGCTGTGA